A single window of Candidatus Flexicrinis affinis DNA harbors:
- a CDS encoding SH3 domain-containing protein, producing the protein MKRSLVAMLAVLLVASGLTLFIAPEVSAQQVGTNWIGSFWNNTDQSGSPVVTNEPYPNGVYFNWASGPPLKDRSTQPVAGVNADNFSARFISNQVFAQAGTYTFTVYANDGVRVTLNGQIVLNQFIPFTGTSPNYATYTFTQTVSAGQSLDFVIDYVDFTGDAILVFQWGVAGGGFTTPTGPTATAVPPALGSVNRVRGLAVRTGPYLGASMVAVARPDNAYPVLEKNFDEGLFPWYKIQVGDRIGWSSGRYLEVTGNLDIVPETQTIFDQIDNPTDLPPRLDVIGYTRSVMNIRRRPSERTQLLGQVPWGDPVRIIGRTVQGGMNFWLHIQYEGITGWIYAPYVKIEGLIDAVPIR; encoded by the coding sequence ATGAAGCGATCTTTAGTAGCAATGCTGGCTGTCCTGCTGGTGGCCAGCGGCCTAACCCTGTTCATTGCGCCAGAGGTGTCAGCCCAGCAGGTCGGTACCAACTGGATCGGGTCGTTCTGGAACAATACGGATCAATCCGGCTCGCCGGTTGTCACGAACGAGCCATATCCGAACGGCGTGTACTTTAACTGGGCCAGCGGCCCACCCTTGAAGGATCGCAGCACCCAGCCGGTCGCAGGTGTCAACGCAGACAATTTCTCGGCGCGCTTCATCTCCAATCAAGTGTTCGCGCAGGCCGGGACGTATACGTTCACCGTATATGCGAACGACGGCGTTCGGGTCACGCTCAATGGCCAGATCGTCCTCAATCAGTTCATTCCGTTTACGGGGACGTCGCCGAACTACGCAACGTACACCTTTACACAGACCGTCTCGGCCGGCCAGAGCCTCGACTTTGTGATCGACTATGTCGACTTCACCGGCGATGCGATTCTCGTGTTCCAGTGGGGTGTCGCCGGGGGCGGGTTCACGACCCCCACCGGCCCGACGGCGACGGCTGTTCCGCCGGCGCTCGGCAGCGTCAACCGTGTGCGCGGTCTGGCCGTGCGCACCGGGCCATATCTTGGCGCATCGATGGTGGCGGTCGCCCGCCCCGACAACGCGTATCCGGTGCTCGAGAAGAACTTCGACGAGGGTTTGTTCCCGTGGTACAAGATCCAGGTCGGCGATCGGATCGGCTGGTCGTCCGGGCGGTACCTCGAGGTGACGGGCAATCTGGATATCGTGCCCGAAACGCAGACGATCTTCGATCAGATCGATAACCCGACCGACCTGCCGCCGCGCTTGGATGTCATCGGCTATACGCGGTCGGTGATGAATATTCGCCGTCGCCCGAGCGAGCGCACCCAGCTTCTCGGTCAGGTGCCGTGGGGTGACCCGGTTCGCATTATCGGCCGCACGGTGCAAGGTGGGATGAATTTCTGGCTGCACATCCAGTACGAAGGAATCACCGGGTGGATCTATGCGCCGTACGTCAAGATCGAGGGGCTGATCGACGCCGTACCGATCCGCTAG
- a CDS encoding WD40 repeat domain-containing protein translates to MKKIFLTVTFAALVAGFASAQATATPAPIAPATAGGLQFASELSTPDIVNALAFSPDGALLLTASQDTSVRLWSLADGEQVSESYEHFSFVKGAAFAENFAVTSGWDRTLIVWDTSDETLAVRSQITGYDAVIEHLAISPDGTRIAFGVGDGRVRVADAATGDVLFELPVGALRVTAVAYSPDGAQITVAGGFPASGALTYDANDGTVLASLAHPATVTSLAYAPDSLLLAAGGDDGNVTLWLEGVQIASLEVNDWVTDVAFSPTAPILVAARQDGIMTVWDVTDPASPALIVGIVAADSAVNDVAFQPDGTRLATASADGSVRLWQVK, encoded by the coding sequence ATGAAGAAGATCTTCCTCACGGTGACGTTTGCCGCGCTCGTTGCCGGCTTCGCGTCGGCGCAGGCGACCGCCACGCCTGCCCCGATCGCCCCGGCAACGGCAGGCGGATTACAGTTCGCGTCGGAGCTTTCGACGCCGGACATTGTGAATGCGCTGGCGTTCAGCCCGGACGGGGCCCTCCTGCTGACGGCCAGTCAAGATACGTCGGTACGGCTGTGGTCGCTTGCGGATGGCGAGCAGGTCAGCGAATCGTATGAGCACTTCTCGTTTGTGAAGGGCGCCGCGTTCGCTGAGAACTTCGCCGTCACGTCCGGTTGGGACCGCACCCTGATCGTCTGGGACACATCGGACGAAACGCTTGCCGTCCGGTCGCAGATCACCGGCTACGACGCCGTGATCGAGCATCTCGCCATCAGCCCTGATGGCACTCGCATCGCATTTGGCGTCGGCGACGGGCGCGTACGCGTCGCAGACGCAGCCACCGGCGACGTGCTTTTCGAGCTGCCGGTCGGCGCGCTGCGCGTGACGGCGGTCGCCTACAGCCCGGACGGCGCGCAGATCACGGTCGCCGGCGGTTTCCCCGCATCCGGCGCGTTGACGTATGACGCCAACGACGGCACCGTGCTTGCATCGCTAGCTCACCCGGCGACCGTGACGTCGCTGGCTTACGCGCCGGACAGTCTGCTGCTGGCCGCGGGCGGCGACGACGGCAACGTGACTCTGTGGCTCGAAGGCGTGCAGATCGCCTCGCTGGAGGTTAACGACTGGGTGACGGATGTCGCTTTCAGCCCCACTGCGCCGATCCTCGTCGCGGCACGTCAGGACGGAATAATGACGGTGTGGGACGTCACCGATCCGGCTTCGCCGGCGCTGATCGTCGGCATCGTCGCCGCCGACTCGGCCGTCAACGATGTCGCGTTTCAGCCCGACGGCACGCGCCTCGCCACCGCATCCGCGGACGGCAGCGTAAGGCTCTGGCAGGTCAAGTAG
- a CDS encoding alpha/beta hydrolase, with amino-acid sequence MPFAQTSTGARLHYLDTGGTGEPVLLVHGLVGTASQQFGRLIEWLKPSYRVLGLTLRGYGYSEPKPRAFPPAFYETDARDIVAYLEAVDPGPVHLIGYSDGGEAALVAAGLAPQHFRTVTTIGATGYLSPLSRDRVRVYPGDWITPEEVQMHGIANRAAFTKQWEESYKGMIDAGGDLSLRNAHHVVCPVLMLLGDRDTLNPAEAAQVYLDRLPHGKLEIVADCGHGVHEEKWDEFIALLGPHLKHSGER; translated from the coding sequence ATGCCCTTTGCGCAAACGTCAACGGGCGCACGCCTGCACTACCTCGACACCGGCGGAACCGGCGAACCGGTGCTGCTCGTGCACGGCCTCGTCGGGACGGCGTCGCAACAATTCGGCCGGTTGATCGAATGGCTGAAGCCCTCGTACCGCGTGCTGGGCCTAACCCTGCGCGGCTACGGCTATTCCGAACCGAAGCCGCGCGCGTTCCCGCCGGCATTCTATGAGACCGACGCGCGCGATATCGTGGCGTACTTGGAAGCGGTCGATCCCGGACCGGTCCACTTGATCGGCTATTCCGACGGCGGAGAGGCCGCGCTGGTCGCTGCCGGCCTCGCCCCGCAGCACTTTCGCACGGTGACGACCATCGGCGCGACCGGTTACCTCAGCCCGCTCTCGCGCGATCGTGTGCGGGTATATCCGGGAGACTGGATCACGCCGGAGGAAGTGCAAATGCACGGCATCGCAAACCGGGCCGCATTTACCAAGCAATGGGAAGAGAGCTACAAGGGCATGATCGACGCAGGCGGCGACCTCAGCCTGCGCAACGCCCATCACGTGGTTTGCCCCGTCCTGATGCTGCTGGGCGATCGCGACACGCTCAACCCGGCAGAGGCGGCGCAGGTCTACCTCGACCGACTGCCGCATGGCAAGCTCGAAATCGTCGCCGATTGCGGGCACGGCGTCCACGAAGAAAAATGGGACGAATTCATCGCCCTACTCGGCCCGCACTTGAAGCACAGCGGAGAACGCTAA
- a CDS encoding NAD+ synthase, with protein MPDLLHRLEINTALARRMITGFIADQIAKAGAKGAVLGLSGGIDSALSAYLSAEALGAENVLAVRMPYRTSSESSMVDAEAVIADLGIPSITVPITDMADSLIHQFPDMSDIRRGNIMARMRMVVLYDQSAARGLLPMGTSNKTEFLLGYSTIYGDSGVALQPIADLYKAQVRQIARDIGVPKQIIDKPPSADLWEGQTDEGELGFTYNDVDQVLYLLVDERYTVEQVVSEGFDAGFVKSVWARVKINHYKRTMPNVAKLGSRTIGHDFLYLRDYTGR; from the coding sequence ATGCCGGACCTGCTGCACCGTCTTGAGATCAACACCGCACTTGCACGGCGTATGATTACCGGCTTCATCGCCGATCAGATTGCGAAGGCCGGGGCCAAAGGTGCCGTGCTTGGCCTGTCGGGCGGGATCGATTCGGCGTTGTCGGCTTACCTGAGCGCCGAAGCACTCGGTGCGGAAAACGTGTTGGCGGTGCGCATGCCCTATCGCACATCGTCAGAGAGCAGCATGGTCGATGCTGAAGCCGTGATCGCGGACCTCGGCATACCGAGCATTACGGTGCCGATCACCGACATGGCCGACTCGCTCATCCACCAGTTCCCCGATATGTCGGACATCCGCCGCGGCAACATCATGGCGCGCATGCGCATGGTCGTTCTGTACGACCAGTCTGCCGCGCGCGGCCTGCTGCCGATGGGCACCAGCAATAAGACTGAGTTCCTGCTGGGCTACTCTACGATCTACGGCGACAGCGGCGTTGCGCTTCAACCGATCGCCGATCTTTACAAGGCACAGGTGCGCCAGATCGCGCGGGACATTGGCGTGCCGAAACAGATCATCGACAAGCCGCCTTCGGCAGACTTGTGGGAGGGTCAAACTGACGAGGGCGAGCTTGGCTTTACCTACAACGACGTCGATCAAGTGCTTTACCTGCTGGTCGACGAACGCTATACCGTCGAGCAGGTCGTCAGTGAGGGCTTCGACGCGGGTTTCGTCAAGTCGGTTTGGGCGCGTGTGAAGATCAACCACTACAAGCGGACGATGCCCAACGTCGCCAAATTGGGCAGCCGTACGATTGGTCATGATTTCCTCTACCTGCGCGACTACACAGGCAGGTAG